The following proteins are encoded in a genomic region of Drosophila willistoni isolate 14030-0811.24 chromosome 2L unlocalized genomic scaffold, UCI_dwil_1.1 Seg196, whole genome shotgun sequence:
- the LOC6640157 gene encoding dynamin-like 120 kDa protein, mitochondrial isoform X1: MLRIYQNSYRRTAKKAVVYSTKVVCCNHSTLCNITASHYQRSGRGGSYGGQQHQRQHPEFLLAGNPARGWSLPPPSRGYGMLVVRIIRGALKLRYIVLGGAIGGGVSLSKKYEDWKDGLPDLKWLEDAMPQGERWSQFSRNLLEVGSVVKNAIDIDPKLKQLGEDKLTEWRSWFDSRLDDAIEAADIQGTQIIDTKEDLKAKTTVAALGISADESRKKYDKLQSQVETLQTEIMNVQIKYQKELEKMEKENRELRQQYLILKTNRKTSAKKIKKSLIDMYSEVLDELSGYDTGYTMADHLPRVVVVGDQSSGKTSVLESIAKARIFPRGSGEMMTRAPVKVTLAEGPYHVAQFRDSDREYDLTKEAELAELRREVEFRMRASVRGGKTVSNEVISMTVKGPGLQRMVLVDLPGIISTMTVDMASDTKDSIHQMTKHYMSNPNAIILCIQDGSVDAERSNVTDLVMQCDPLGRRTIFVLTKVDLAEELADPERIRKILSGKLFPMKALGYYAVVTGRGRKDDSIDAIRQYEEEFFKNSKLFHRRGVIMPHQVTSRNLSLAVSDRFWKMVRETIEQQADAFKATRFNLETEWKNNFPRLRESGRDELFDKAKGEILDEVINLSQISAKKWDDALTSKLWEKLSNYVFENIYLPAAQSGSQNSFNTMVDIKLRQWTEQALPAKSVEAGWEALQQEFIHLMERSKKTVEHDGIFDQLKAAVVDEAIRRHTWEDKAIDMLRVIQLNTLEDRFVHDKAEWDKAVKFLEDSVNGKLVQTEETLAQMLGPGRVKRFTQWQYLSQDQEKRRSVKGELDKILKNDAKHLPTLSYDELTTVRKNLQRDNVEVDTDYIRQTWFPVYRKYFLQQALQRAKDCRKAYYLYTQQGAECEVSCNDVVLFWRIQKVIKVTGNALRQQVINREARRLDKEIKAVLDEFGDDEEKKSHLLTGKRVLLAEELIKVRQIQEKLEEFINSLNQEK; this comes from the exons ATGTTGCGCATCTACCAGAACTCATACCG GCGAACTGCAAAAAAAGCCGTTGTCTATTCCACCAAGGTGGTATGCTGTAATCATTCCACGCTTTGCAATATAACTGCCAGCCATTATCAACGCAGTGGAAGAGGGGGCAGTTATGGGGGTCAACAACATCAACGCCAACATCCAGAGTTCTTGTTAGCCGGTAATCCGGCCAGAGGATGGTCACTGCCGCCTCCCTCACGTGGCTATGGCATGCTGGTGGTGCGCATAATACGTGGAGCTCTGAAATTGCGCTACATTGTGCTAGGCGGAGCTATAGGGGGCGGCGTCTCCTTAAGCAAG AAATATGAAGACTGGAAAGATGGGTTACCCGACTTAAAATGGTTGGAGGATGCCATGCCACAGGGTGAGCGATGGAGTCAATTCTCCAGGAATCTGCTCGAAGTGGGCAGTGTGGTAAAAAATGCCATCGATATAG ATCCGAAACTAAAGCAGCTGGGCGAAGATAAGCTCACAGAGTGGCGATCCTGGTTCGATAGCCGTTTGGATGATGCAATTGAGGCGGCCGACATTCAAGGAACACAAATAATTGACA CCAAGGAAGATCTAAAGGCCAAGACAACAGTAGCAGCTTTGGGTATCTCAGCAGATGAGAGTCGTAAGAAATATG ATAAGCTTCAGAGTCAGGTGGAGACACTGCAGACGGAGATTATGAATGTCCAGATCAAGTATCAAAAGGAGCTGGAGAAAATGGAAAAGGAGAATCGAGAATTGCGTCAACAGTATCTCATTTTGAAGACTAACAGGAAGACATCGGCCAAGAAGATCAAAAAGTCTTTGATTGATATGTACTCAGAGGTGTTGGATGAGTTATCTGGCTATGATACTGGCTATACCATGGCGGATCACTTGCCTCGCGTCGTGGTCGTTGGAGATCAGAGCAGCGGCAAGACTTCAGTGCTTGAATCTATAGCCAAAGCTCGCATCTTTCCACGCGGTAGTGGTGAAATGATGACCCGAGCACCAGTCAAAGTCACCCTGGCCGAAGGACCCTATCATGTAGCCCAGTTCCGTGACTCGGATCGCGAATATGATCTCACCAAGGAAGCAGAGCTTGCCGAATTGCGGCGTGAGGTGGAATTTCGTATGAGAGCTTCGGTTCGTGGTGGCAAGACTGTGAGCAATGAGGTCATATCTATGACAGTCAAAGGTCCAGGATTGCAGCGCATGGTTTTGGTTGATCTTCCAGGCATCATTTCG ACCATGACTGTGGATATGGCTTCGGATACCAAGGACTCGATTCATCAGATGACCAAGCATTATATGAGCAATCCAAATGCAATTATTCTTTGCATTCAAGACGGTTCGGTGGATGCAGAGCGTAGTAATGTAACCGATTTGGTCATGCAATGTGATCCTCTCGGTAGACGTACAATTTTCGTGCTAACCAAAGTGGATCTGGCCGAGGAATTAGCCGATCCTGAACGGATTAGGAAAATTCTCTCCGGCAAACTCTTTCCCATGAAGGCTTTGGGATATTATGCTGTAGTCACAGGACGTGGACGCAAGGATGATAGCATCGATGCCATACGTCAGTATGAAGAGGAATTTTTCAAGAATTCCAAATTGTTCCA TCGACGCGGTGTCATAATGCCCCATCAGGTGACAAGTCGAAATCTGAGCCTGGCGGTTTCGGATCGTTTCTGGAAAATGGTACGCGAAACCATTGAGCAACAGGCCGATGCATTTAAGGCTACAAGATTTAATCTTGAAACTGAATGGAAAAACAATTTCCCAAG ACTTCGTGAATCTGGCCGCGATGAATTGTTCGACAAAGCCAAGGGCGAAATATTAGACGAGGTCATTAACCTATCACAAATCTCTGCCAAAAAGTGGGATGATGCACTTACCTCTAAGCTGTGGGAGAAGCTATCGAATTATGTTTTTGAAAACATTTACCTGCCCGCCGCACAGTCAGGTTCTCAAA attCCTTCAACACTATGGTGGACATTAAATTGCGGCAATGGACTGAGCAGGCATTACCTGCCAAATCCGTTGAAGCTGGCTGGGAAGCTCTCCAACAGGAATTCATCCATTTGATGGAACGTTCCAAGAAGACCGTTGAGCACGATGGCATTTTTGATCAATTAAAAGCAGCTGTTGTGGATGAGGCTATACGTCGACACACTTGGGAGGATAAGGCCATAGATATGCTAAGGGTGATACAACTCAATACGCTGGAGGATCGTTTTGTTCACGACAAAGCAGAATGGGATAAGGCTGTAAAATTCCTTGAAGATTCGGTGAATGGCAAACTTGTACAAACGGAGGAGACACTGGCGCAAATGCTTGGACCTGGTCGAGTGAAACGCTTCACACAGTGGCAATATCTTTCACAGGATCAGGAAAAGCGACGCAGCGTTAAAGGTGAACTCGACAAAATACTCAAAAACGATGCG AAACATTTACCTACACTAAGCTATGATGAATTGACAACAGTGAGAAAAAATCTGCAGCGTGATAATGTGGAGGTCGATACGGATTACATTAGACAAACATGGTTTCCCGTCTACAGAAA ATACTTCCTTCAACAGGCTCTGCAAAGGGCAAAGGATTGCCGCAAGGCCTATTATCTGTATACCCAACAGGGAGCCGAGTGTGAG gtCTCTTGCAATGATGTTGTGCTTTTCTGGCGCATTCAAAAGGTCATCAAGGTAACGGGCAATGCTCTACGCCAACAGGTGATAAATCGTGAAGCTCGAAGGCTTGATAAAGAGATCAAGGCGGTGCTGGATGAATTCGGTGACGATGAGGAAAAGAAGAGCCATCTGCTAACGGGCAAACGTGTGCTTTTAGCCGAGGAGTTAA TTAAAGTTCGACAAATTCAGGAGAAACTGGAGGAGTTTATTAATTCATTGAATCAGGAAAAATAA